A DNA window from Arachis duranensis cultivar V14167 chromosome 3, aradu.V14167.gnm2.J7QH, whole genome shotgun sequence contains the following coding sequences:
- the LOC107478344 gene encoding uncharacterized protein LOC107478344, translated as MAICRVVGYPDLFLTFTCNPKWPELEDFLKNRELNAEDRLDMVCRAFKLKLDHLIKDIRTNKIFGRVVAVVYTIEFQKRGLPHAHILIFLHRDDKYPTREDIDRIITAEIPDKQRDPLYYEAVEKHMMHGLCGSAKRESPCMENGKCIRHFSKRFVDNTTVDDDGYPIYRHKDDGRTIKKSGVNLDSRYVVPHNRTLLLKYRAHINVEWCNQSRSIKYLFKYVNKGHDRVTASFYKSATADTKSDDCDEVSMYYDCRYISPCEAVWRIFGYNMHYRDPSVIRLGFHLPDEQPVVFKDDECLDEVARKASVKESMFLGWFEANKTNPEARCLTYVEFPSKFVWKPDTRKWFPRKSHSVIGRIFFVPPGSGEIYYLRLLLNFVKGPTCYEDIRTIDGIVYSSFRDASYAMGLLDDDKEYIDAIKEASHWGSGEYLRKLFVILLSSNSMERPENV; from the exons ATGGCAATTTGTAGAGTAGTTGGATATCCAGATCTTTTCCTAACATTTACATGTAATCCTAAATGGCCAGAACTGGAAGACTTTCTTAAAAATAGAGAATTAAATGCAGAGGATCGTCTAGACATGGTGTGCAGAGCTTTTAAGCTTAAATTAGATCATCTAATAAAGGACATAAGGACAAATAAGATATTTGGAAGAGTGGTTGCAG TTGTATACACAATCGAATTTCAAAAGCGTGGATTGCCTCACGCACACATTCTCATATTCCTGCACCGTGATGACAAATATCCCACTAGAGAAGACATAGATCGAATTATCACTGCTGAGATTCCAGACAAGCAAAGAGACCCGCTCTATTATGAAGCTGTTgaaaaacacatgatgcatgggCTATGTGGGAGTGCTAAGAGAGAGTCTCCATGCATGGAGAATGGCAAATGTATTCGTCatttttctaaaagatttgtggACAATACAACAGTTGATGATGATGGATATCCAATTTATAGACACAAAGATGATGGAAGGACAATAAAAAAATCTGGTGTTAATTTGGACAGTCGTTATGTGGTTCCACACAATAGGACgctattattaaaatatagagCCCACATAAATGTTGAATGGTGCAACCAGTCTAGATCAATCAAGTATTTATTCAAGTATGTTAATAAAGGTCATGATCGTGTAACTGCCTCATTTTATAAGAGTGCCACAGCTGACACTAAAAGCGATGATTGTGATGAAGTTAGCATGTATTACGATTGTCGATACATATCACCATGTGAAGCAGTTTGGAGAATCTTTGGGTATAACATGCACTATAGAGACCCTTCTGTTATAAGGTTGGGTTTTCACCTGCCCGACGAGCAACCGGTGGTTTTTAAAGACGATGAATGTTTAGACGAGGTTGCTAGGAAAGCATCAGTTAAGGAGTCGATGTTTTTAGGATGGTTTGAAGCTAACAAAACTAACCCAGAAGCACGCTGCCTAACATACGTGGAATTCCCATCAAAGTTTGTTTGGAAGCCAGATACCAGGAAGTGGTTTCCGCGAAAATCACATTCAGTCATAGGAAGGATTTTCTTTGTTCCACCAGGATCAGGGGAAATTTATTACCTAAGGCTACTCCTAAATTTTGTAAAGGGTCCTACTTGCTATGAAGACATTAGAACTATCGATGGTATCGTCTATTCATCATTTAGAGATGCATCTTATGCAATGGGATTGTTAGATGATGATAAAGAATACATTGATGCAATCAAAGAAGCAAGCCACTGGGGTTCAGGAGAGTACTTAAGGAAGCTTTTTGTAATACTTTTGTCATCCAATTCAATGGAGAGACCAGAAAATGTAtga